CGATATTTTAAGTGTAGGTTAGTCTAGTATCTGATCTATTTAATGGAAAACAGGTAGATACTAGATAAGTACTTTAAATCATTGTTAAGAATAACATTTAATGAGTTATGTATGTaccacaataattaatactggCATTCAATTTTCTTGATATCTTTATCAATCtgactatttttaaattgtaacaaaatattctatctaatagtttttttagatttattattattgactcgGTACAATAGATTTAAAAAGGCACATGtctaatttatgtttaaaataaattatgtaggtattataactaacttataagtatatattattacatcatgTTAGTAGTctgcataataatgtatttcagGCACGTCAAATCGACAGTTAGAAAACAGTAGCTCTTTAAACTACGATTCCTTAAATAAAAACTCTTGGAATATATTAATCCATCTTcaaatagttaggtatacattattattgttatctatttatttCTTCAGGAAATcaagaaattttaaataacgtaACAGTAACAATTGAAAATTGTACTACCACATCAAGATGCTCATTAAAACGGAATAGTACTAtgcatatacaaattaaatttaaaccaggtatgtatgaataaataataatgtctattattaataatttataatttaaacaatttgataactaatagaaaaataatttagtagttttcaaaataaaacatatacttTCACTTTCTGTGGTCCAGTATGTAAATTCTGTGTGTAGCTTTGTATTGGTATAGTtctaattaaattgaattaaaatattatataaatgtgatCTACAAGTGTCAGATAATGGTTTTTACCAGAGCTTGAGTAGTTTAAGAATATCAATGGTAAAATACTACATCTGAGTATCAGACTACGGGGTCTACTGAAGACCTTGGTAATTGGTATTCTTTTTGatcctaaatttaaatttgactaACCTTGTTAACAAGTCAAACAAAGTCTTAGGTTTTATTTGTCATAATGTTGTGCTAACTGTAATGATAGACATgctttaaaatctatattatactgttgtttgatgatttatatttgtacatatggctcaataatattgtttccatACTAATCAGATCttgaatataaattagaaaaatttagCGAAAATTCTTACAACTTCTCTCATTTAAAGTTCCATACCCAGAGAACCGTATTCTTCATGCTCTCCacatttatctattttaaacCTCAAAATACTGAAACAATGTCGTTTGCGATTAGAATTATACTTTCTGTATAAACTGTTCATTGGATATAATGAGTCTTGAATTCTTAAAGAGTTATCTTTCCATGCTTCTActtgtagactgtaacgcagtAAGACTTCCATGTAAAGGGCAACGAAGGGACCGGAAATAATTACCGCTATTTAGATGAGGCCGTCCTACAGAGGTGACCATTAAAAGAAGTGAAATACTTCAAGATGACCACTATATagagcataaaaaaaaaaccaaatacatAGTAATTAGCAAGGCTgggaattaacgagttaaaaaattaaagttaagttaaaaagttcattttattttaacattttaacttaactagttttttttggcttttcattaacttaactgttaacttactaaatttctttcttaattaacgtgaaattaacgagttaatttttcattttaagaagtaagttaagttaatttattttgtttttatttttataaaatttcactatttcagtctattttgttttcatattaaaaaaggtggataagtggatgtcgctctgctatacagtaggttacaagtgggtcactgtaatgtatggtgttaaatttgaattcaatgatataatatcattgtataagaaaaacgattctgagcgtcagtcagcctatgatattaccaagtatatttgatgatattattgtgaataaagtaatttatatataacctatttacatggagccttattttaaattttcaatccttagccgtaaaagttaaacattttatacatttttaactacaaaaaaattaataaattataaatttgataaatagtgtcaaaatttgatttttaaatgcttataaaaaaaaattgtgcctatgtatttttaatatttttcaactgctattagaacgatatatcaggagccttatattaaattttcacgcttttttacccaacaaataaaattttattgatatttatagaaaaaaaaactaaaaaaattgaaaactgacaatgtccgtaaaccgctcaaaaagagtcaaaatattttcaaaattgtatggtgtatagaaaatgctaatataaacattcagtgaaattttcaagtatctacggtcatttgtttcagagttacaccaaaaaccaaaatcgattttctcaaaaacagattttgcgtaaaaattcccgtttttccttaatttttcttttgtttttcacgtcgcttttgaaaactactgggaaatttttacttttgaccccccaaagtaccaactagattcactttcctatcagaaaagttactgttgatgaaaatccaagcacttttactgtcctaaaaggtgatgacagacacaaaaataaaaaaatttatggcATCTTATAGAACTTTTACGGATAACATTATGGAgctgtgtattttattatgtttcattAGTTGTTGGTATcagttcaaaatgttttgaaaactataaaacGTCGTAAAAccaaatcaattaataatatcaaataaaataaaattggtaataaaatgtttattttgttttttcaaatgatgaatttaattaattttactttaaaagcatatttaatttattcccaTCGGTACTGAATTATAATTGTGAATGTTTGAttgattgtattgtatttattttttatacacattttcgtGAATGCTTACACACCCATTGACCGATACACGATAACGTAAACGTCTACGTCGTGTTGCACACAACAAAGCGCGACTGAATCCAAAAATTGATGTATTGAACATTTTCTAATGTATAGtacatttaataacatttttaaattaggtgtccctacatttttttttttgagccggGGTCTAAAAGTTCCATTTCCCTAGTTATAAGTATAGTGGCTCATATTTCCAGAATATTTTAACTGAATTAGTAAATATTCTCATTACTAAGTACacatataaatacttttaagcatttcattacaatatacctatatattttttgttttttagaatttgatGTAAAGGATTTAATCACAGAAGTGTATGGTGTAGCATTAAATATACCAATACCCTTATTAGGAGTAGATAATAAAAGTGTATGCAATAATCTCTTTGAAGAaaatggtacaaaaaaaaaatgtcctgtACTAAAAGGTAGTACATATGTTTATAAAGACGAGATATACATAATTGAAGCATATCCTAAGGtaagctatacatttttaagtctaCATAACAATTTTCACATTTAATTGTTATTCTATATTCAGTTTAAGGTAGATATACATTGGAGTTTAAAGGATCCAATTACAAGAAATATTGTTACTTGTTTCGAAGCACCAgcaaaaattattgattaatgtttaattgtattttttttattttaattaaaaataaataaacaaatatagtttGATCTTCTATTGAACACTTGcatgtatacaataatgtaatatataaataatacttattataaatatttaaaaaacacacttaaataattttagaaaaaaatactgtaagttgtaacaaataacatttaaaatattattaaataacagtaataattttacattttaaaagctcttatgattaaatatgttatatattttacttttattaaccaagagaaaaaaatataaaaaacttgtgttttaaaataaaaattacaaagttttaaatttcctcatatatgttatttatagtcataacttttaatttgtttaataaacgacaaatatgtaatatatttttaaatacattgaattataatatttaaattgtattatgtttcttattttttcacatggtaaaatatttggttttatggtttatcatataataatattcagggCTACTATACTACTAATCTTAGTAATaactacattattaatttttattgagtactattttaaataaataatataggcatattaatttagatataattatatattaatactattgattaaaaaaaaatactattactatttataatattagatactaaatcaattacttaaaaaatatcataattagaCTTTCAGATCTAAAAGAAAgatgcataataaataatacaatatttgaaaaatactttTAGTACTAGAGATTCAGTTTGATGAGATTTTTAATgagtaatacatttataatgcgctataaaattatttttccaaaaattaaaggtacatttatatataagtatattgaaatataatataaacttaagatTAAAATAGTTCATTATTAAAACtggttatagtttttaaaaagctttaaattttaattgtatatataaaaacaataaattatgagttcaataacaaaaaaataatttattatttttgttgtattttgatgtttaattaaatataacaattttgttactaataatactttaaatagttactataatagttaccctaaataataaattgtatttatgtgatagataaaataattatgtacagtGTACAGTACTACAGTGGTGTTTCTTCAACTAAGTTagctatgttatataatattgagtgCATCATGGCCTGTCATGTACAACAGAAACAATAAGAAAAAGGTAAATCAATGTCATTCAAATTTcgttataaaattttaacaaccCTGTATACATTCATAAAAGAAACCGGTTGAGATTATAGACTTGTGttggttttttatattaaaaaattgttattaataatttgaaagaaTATTACTAGTTATAGTGcttaagaatttaaatttaaataagatcaatatgtttataaatttaagacaatgtttacattttaaagaatatatttctaataagtgatcatgaaattaaattaactaccttttaatattgattaactTCAATCATCGTAATTAACTTAATAGTATGTTTCTTTTTCCAACCATCCACCCGGATTTCGTCTTATGTAAAATTTTCTTACttcatcataaataaataaagctaGCATGAATGGTATTGGAGGAATCCACCAAGTCCATCTAAAAAAGTATTAgtacatttataacataaaatatttaagacaaaTAATAAATGTCTTACTTCAATGGATACATGCGTAAAGCTTCATCCATTCCAGGTAAATAACACAAGAACAATGCTAAGACAGTCTCAAATATTAAACTGAAGTTCAGAGCCATATTTCTAGAAATATACCAGTGCATtagttaattttcaaaatataatttgcaataaCTATTTACAAACCTCATTCCTTGATGTGCGATTGAGTTTCTCCTCGTCTTACATATAATAAGATTTGCCCATTGTACTACTACAATGGCTATGAAAAAGCCTGTATGGCACGTATACTCTAAGGACTTACGGTCTTGATAGGTCTagagataaaaattatttaatgatttttaacatGTCGAGACACACATTTCAGTATAATTTACCCATTCTTGATTATAAGAATCTGGCAAATCATTAACTGCTCTAGAGTCCCATTCACGGCGTATTCCAATTAATTTGTATGGCATAAATCCATTTTCAGccataattacaaaataagtgAAAAAACCAGCAAATGCCTCGATAACACCCAATTGACAAAATGCCACAgatattaatcttaaaaaaataacaaaaaaaaattagtgattaaatataataagtttaaatatataaattactaaaataaatttgctattattattatatgctaaaAACTACTTGCCAAGCAATTCACTAATGAAGAGATTCAAAGgaaacaaatagtatatagaGTTTACCTGACATTAAATAGAGGGTTTTTAATAGTTGGTTTCTTTTTCATCAGGTTTGATTCGCCCGGTTCAAATGCCAGTGATATACCAGGCATCTAGCAGTCccaaaataacaaacaaatcatccacaaacattttttttttttttttttatttttttgttacattgaaagcttataaattaaatatatatgtcaaGAATACAGATTAGCAAGGTCaagattaaaaagaaaaaatttatgCAGAAATAcatgtgttaattattaatctGAATATCAAAGCATGTAACTAAGACAAAAAGCAAaagcaataaaacaataaatactgCATAATATAGTCACCTGTTATTCACAAGTTTATCTCTAATTAGATTTCTAGGAGGGCGCTTCATTATATCTGATTCTGGATGCTCATAACCCAATGAAATGGCTGGAACCTAAATACAATAAGCCCATTCTAATGGAGTTCAAAAACTACTTCTTctatttctatattttctatAGATATTCACTAAATACActgacaaatatttatataagctcTAGCTAACAGTGTGTCAAGCATTTtggctaaatttataaaatatgattatttattaatttattatctactGAAATCTAGtttctaataatacaaaatatcaattaatattagtgGCAGATATAAGCCACTCAGATAAGTCTAATTGAGCTCAGTCAATATAAGcttatttgttttcattatcACTTCTTATAAttagatacattataatatttcaaaaatatatgagTCCCAAAGTTATTCATTCCTTTAAATAAAGTCCAACTAACATAGCTACTAAATTTAACTGGTACCATGTCAAATGTTTAAAAGTTGAGTCTCAGTTGCCTCATAGctcattatcaaaaataaaatatttttcaaaagtaaaacaatttcTGTGTTggaattaatataatgatttatgacATAGTTATatcatttcaattaaattatttagttaaaaacaatacaatttatcgtgttggagtaattattttttagaatagaAATTTCagaaatttggttttttatatatcatgtctacttttttcttgttttattaaatacaatataattgttctTTATAAAAATTCTCAAAATAGCTGTAGACCCCATTACCCCaacattattttgataaattattgatgtGTCAGCATTAGtctagtcttttttttttttatcaaatttagtaATTGTTTGAATCCAATATTTCCAACTAGGaatccaaatttattaaaacacaagattattgttgatttttaattatccatttaattttattatattatatttttcatgtatGAATGGATAGATAGTGAAAATTAACGTATTTAAGTCATATTAATgacttatgaattattaaaataaaaataatattgagtattttaaatacaattctatacctacataattatgtataggtaatagtatTACCTAAactcaaaaagtattattaaaatgaaataaaataacatattataatcatactagATATAGGTaggaaaatgataaaatattattattatactcgacgTTGGTAGTTGATATGTCTATTATGTATAAGTTAAACCCAAGGtaatactaaattttttaataacactcATAATATCTACATTGACTTTACAAGAATTTTTATGCGGcttatttttat
The Metopolophium dirhodum isolate CAU chromosome 7, ASM1992520v1, whole genome shotgun sequence DNA segment above includes these coding regions:
- the LOC132948708 gene encoding ecdysteroid-regulated 16 kDa protein-like, coding for MFGRVLCFSSLLILFPQIIKTTTVYKCGTRNQEILNNVTVTIENCTTTSRCSLKRNSTMHIQIKFKPEFDVKDLITEVYGVALNIPIPLLGVDNKSVCNNLFEENGTKKKCPVLKGSTYVYKDEIYIIEAYPKFKVDIHWSLKDPITRNIVTCFEAPAKIID